The sequence below is a genomic window from Acetivibrio clariflavus DSM 19732.
GTCCGGTTAATATTGACTACTTTACATTCAGCACTCAAAGTGTACCAACAAGCTCACCTACATCTCAGCCAATTACAGGCAAAAAGCTTGTTGCTTTAACCTTTGACGATGGACCAAGCTATCAAACAACTTTAGTACTTGACAAGTTAAAGAAATACAATGCTAAAGCTACATTTATGGTTGTTGGACAGAATATTGCTTCAAACGGAAGTGTAATGCAAAGAATTGTGGCTGAAGGCCATGAAATTGGAAACCATTCATGGAGCCACCAGGACATGAGATACATGTCGGCTTCTCAAATACAAAATGAAATTAACCAAACTAACGCTGCTGTTAGACAATATACTGGTTATGATCCTAAGTTCTTCCGTGCACCTAACCTTTCTGTAGGCGGCGCAATGACTTCAACTATTAATATGCCTTTTGTACAAGGTGTTATAGCACAAGACTGGAACGGAGGTTCAGCAACTACAGCTCAAGCAAGAGCTCAGATAGTAATTAACGGTGTTAGAGACGGTTCCATTGTATTGATGCACTGCACACAACCAGGTAATCACCCGACACCTGAAGCTTTGGATATTATAATTCCAACCCTTCAAAATCAGGGATATGCTTTCGTTACATTAAGCGAGTTGTTCAGTGCTAAAGGAATTACACCTAGACCTGGTGTAACATATGATGGTGCATTCTAATAGACACAATAATTGTACTTAAAATAAAAAAGCTGCTGTAAGTAATAAACTTACAGCAGCTTTTTTATTTTAAGTATTATTAGCAAATTCCTTAAAATAATTATAATAGTTTTTTGCATTTTACTTTAACTAGTATATTCTGCCATTCCCTGAGCATTATACAAATATTATTTAAAATTTAATGTTTAGAATAAATACTCTTCTTACTTCACTATCAATTAGATGATTGACTTTAAATCCACACCTGCATTACTTCCACAATGGTATTTCCACCGTTGCTTTGAACAAGTCCCCATCTGTTTCTATCCTAAAATATCCTTTTTGTATATCAGTGAGACTTTTAGCAATAGCCAACCCCAATCCTGACCCTTCAGTTGTTCTTGACATATCTCCCCTTACAAAACGTTCTGTAAGCTGCTCAACAGGTATTTCCAACGGAAGTTCGGATATATTCTTTATAGTCAAAATCCCGTAATCCTCATTTCTTGCTATGTTAATATAAACCCTGGAATTCTTCATAGAATACTTCAAAACATTGGACAAAAGATTTTCAACAATACGCCACATATGTTTTCCATCAGCCTGCGCATATATGTTTTTTTCGTCGGTAATTGTTCTTACATCCAGTCCGCGATTTTCAAACTTATCCCTATACTCACCAACAGCCTGCATAACCAGTTCGCACAAATCAAGTTTTTCGATGTTTACCGGCAAATTCCCGCTTGATGCCTTGCTTGCTTCAATCAAATCTTCAATAAGCACTTTCAGTCTTGCAGATTTTTCATCCAATATATTTATATATTCTTGTGCCTTTTGATTCTCTATAGGTTCCTTCTTCAACAATCCGACATAATTTATTATGGAAGTTAAGGGAGTCTTTAAATCATGAGATACATTGGTAATAAGATCGGTTTTCATCCTTTCTCCTTTTATAGCATCCTCAACTGCTTTTTTTAAACCCATCTGTATACTTTGAATATTCTCCGCAAAGGCGGAAAAGGCAATAGACATATTCTTTGTGTCAAGTTTATAGTCAAGGTTTCCTTCAGCCATTTGTTTTGTGGCTTCCATTATTTCAGGTAAATCTTTAAGAGACTTTGAAATCATATATAAACCTTTCATGTTAAAAATAATAAACGGAATTAATGTAAGCAATGCCACTTTTTCATCATTATGAATTAAGGCCAGGTATATCAATGTAAGCAAAATGCTGTTAATTCCGCTATAAACTCCCAACAGCACAATAATCCAAGGTCTAAAAATCCTGCCCTTAGACAAAAGTCGAATAAACACTAAAAGTTCACAATAAGACTTGTATATAAACAAATTCTTTTTAACACTTTCAGTCTTTAATTGCCTGACCACTGACAATAAACAGGTCAATCCAATAAAGAAATCTATACTTAATATCAACAGCACTTCAAAAGATAAGCCATAATGATAATTATCCAGATAAAATAGCGTATTCAAAGCTGCAAAAAGCACTATCAAAGACTGTATATCAAAATATCTATCCCATCGTCTTAAAGCAATTCCTTCCATACCTTTCTTTTTTCCTGCAACATATATTAGGTAAACAAGGGATAAAAGTAATATAAGTGCTGAAGCAATCAAAAAAGCTATCTCTAAATTTATCTGTGTTTTGGATTTTTTAAATGAAAGATAATGATCATAAAAACGATCTCCTTTTTTCAAAGGCTCTATGACAGCAGTATATACTTCATAAGATTTTCCATATAACATTTCGCCTAAATCTTCAGCAAACCACAATCCTTCAATGGCTTGCCCTTGAATATAATGCAACATTGATTTTTGCTTCTTTATTAGTCCAACAGGATCTTCAGAATCTAAGTTTGTAGCAACCTCTCCAGTATTTAAGTCTTTTATATAATAAGCAAAATTAACATATTTTGAAAGGAAGTCTTTTATAAAGTTGTATCTTTTTAAGGCAGCTTGGACTTCCCCCTTAAATTCATCGGACGTTTTGATATATTCCTCACTTTTCAGCGATGTGTATAATTCCACAGTAAGGTAAATAAGCGACTCGTAGTTTGATTTAAATTCTAAAGAATCTACATAGCTATGGACGTGCAGGACTTCATTATTTCTCAAATCTATACCGGTTGCCAATATACTTATTAAACATAGCCATGCCAGAATAATCGCAGCAACCTTTGTAAAAGTTGAATATCTAATACTTTTCAATTTTGTAACCAATACCCCACACCACCTTTAAATATTTTGGTTCCTTCGGGTTAATCTCAATTTTTTCCCTGATTCTCCGAATATGTACAGCAACTGTATTTTCCGATGTGTATAAAGGTTCATTCCATACATTTTGATATATTTGCTCTATGGAAAACACCTTGCCCATATTCTTCATCAGAAATAATACAATGCCGTATTCTGTAGCCGTTAGCTTTACTTTCTCCCCATCCAGGCGAAGTTCCTTTGCTTCAGTATCCAATTCCAGTCCGCCGGTTTTGAGAATTCCCTTCTTTTGCTCTGCCCCTCCAAGCAAGGTATATCGCCTCAATTGGGATTTTACCCTTGCCAAAAGTTCCAAGGGATTAAAGGGTTTTGTAACATAATCGTCAGCACCGAAATTTAACCCAATAATTTTATCTGTATCCTCAGATTTCGCAGATAATATTATAATCGGTATATTCAGTTCTTCACGAATTCTGACTGTTGCGGTTAACCCGTCCATCTCAGGCATCATAATATCCAGCAAAATCAGGTGAATTTTTTGTTCTTCCAGGATTTTTAATGCCTGCTTTCCGGTATATGCCTTTATGACGTTATAATTCTCCTGTTTTAAATAAATCTCCAAAGCATCCACAATTGCCTTGTCATCGTCGCATACCAAAATGTTGTATTTATCCATTTAATCAGACCCCCAAATAATTCTCAATTATGGAACATTTTTTATCACCTGCCTTCTTATATAAGCTTAGCAGGCGATTTTTACAAAAAACTCTATAAATTTCTTAAGATTTTCTTAAAATTTATTATATGATAAATTTTACATTGCTTCGATACCTTTATATTTATCACTTTTGCATATATAAAAATTTCATTAAAATACGCCGATGAGAAACATTTAATTCTCATCGGCGTATTAATCTTAATTTTAATCTTTATATCTATTTTTTAACCGGTATATATAACCTCGGATATATACTAGTAAAAATATTTACTGCAAGAATTAATACGGTTCGGTATTCAATTCAAAATAGGATTGAGGATGAGCACATGCGGGACATTTCTCCGGTGCTTCATTTCCTTCATGAATATATCCGCAGTTTCCACATTTCCATACAACTTTTTCGTTCTTCTTAAAGACCAAACCGTTTGCTACATTATCGGCCAACTTTTTGTATCTTTCTTCATGGTGTTTTTCAACCTTAGCTATCATTCTAAAAGTTGTGGCAATTTCCGGGAATCCTTCTTCATCTGCCACTTTCGCAAACTCAGGATAAAGGTCTGTCCACTCTTCATTTTCTCCAGCTGCTGCCGCTTTCAAATTCTCAAGGGTTGTCCCTAGTGCAACGGGAAAGTCTGCAGTTATTCCTATAGCAGTAGGAAGTTCACCGTCCAAACCAGCTACAAGTAATTTGTAAAATCTCTTTGCATGTTCCTTTTCATTGTCAGCTGTTTCAATGAAGATATTCTTTATTTGTTTAAATCCTTCTTTATCAGCAACAGAAGCATAAAAAGTATAACGATTACGTGCCTGAGATTCTCCTGCAAAAGCCTTTAATAGATTTTCCGCTGTTTTAGTTCCTTTTAAACTCTTCATAAATTGTCCCTCCTGTTTCTATATTTTTTATTATTCTCTATATCTTTTAAAGAATTATAACATTTTTTCTCAAAGCTTTCACCCGTAAAAAATTAAACTTCACCATGGTATATTTAACTGAATACAATTAATAAATTTCAAAAAACGTTTTAAAATTTTAAAAAACGGCATTAATCCAACGATTAATGACTATTTTAATCAAACTTTTCAAAATACAAACCTTTTTATCTTAAAACGGCAAAATAAAAAGCTAAAATCAAGCCAAGGACTATTCTGTAATATCCAAAGGCTTTAAAATCATTTCTCTTAATATATCCCACAAGAAACTTTATCGCTAAAATAGATACCACAAAAGCAACAATCATACCGGTAGCAAGGACAGCAATCTCCTGACCTGAAAAAACGAATCCAAACTTCAGAATTTTAACAAAGCTGGCACCGAACATAACCGGTAATGCCAAGAAGAAAGAAAATTCTGCGGCTATTTCCCTTGAACAACCAATCAAAATTGCACCCAAAATAGTTGCTCCGGAACGGGATGTACCCGGAATCAGGGATAACACCTGAAAAATTCCTATTATTAACGCTGTCTTGTAACTTAGCTGACCAAAGTTGTTAATTAAAGATTTTTTATTTTTATTTCGGTTTTCTATAAGTATAAACAAAACACCATAAATAATTAATGTTGCAATAACTACTTTATAATTATAAAACAGTTCATCTATTTTATCCTCAAAGGGCACTCCTATAATTGCTGCCGGTAAAACTGCAACCAATACCTTCATCCACAAAGAAACGGTATCCTGCTTTATTTCAAGCTTTTTATCGAAGGATACTGGAAATAACTTTTTCCAATACAGCAAAACTACTGCCAAAATAGCGCCAAGCTGAATTACAACCAGAAACATCTCCTTAAATTCATCGGACATATTAAGCTTTATAAATTCATCAGCCAATATCATATGTCCTGTGCTGCTAATGGGCAGCCATTCGGTTATACCTTCAATAATACCAATAATTATAGCCTTTAATATTTCCATCTTGTTTAAATCCTCTCCCCCGCCATTAAATCCTTGCTCACATCATAATTTTACTTTTGCTTTAAATAAATTATACCAATTAAAGATTTTATAAAGCAACTTGTAAGGACATTATAAAAAAGTGCAAGTTTTTCTATTGACCTAAACAGTTAATAAAATTCAATAATGGAAGCCCGAAAGCTTCCATACATATGAAACTTTTTTAAAATTATTATTAATGAGCTTTTCTGTTGCAATAAGCGAATCAATTATTAAACCCAATTTTATAACACTATACAATAATCCAGATACTTAAGTATATAATAAGCACAATTCAGAACACACATCACGAATTTTTCATAACGATTTCCTCTATCGCATTTGAAACATCTTCACAAGCATCACAGCATTTCTCTAGGAAGTGGAATGTAGATTGCCATGCTGATACTTCTTTAAAATCATTACAATTAACATATAAATCTCTTATAGCTTCAGAATAAAGTTTGTCTCCGTCTTCTTCAAGCTTATTTACATCAACAATCAATTCATGCAATGTTTTGGATTTTCTGAAATTATGGAATTCAGTCAATGCCAACTTTAACGAATTGCAGCATTTTACAATAACGGAAGTCATCTTTACAGCATAGGGTCGGATATGCGTAATATTGAACATATACATACGTAACACAACATCTTCAATTGCATCGGTAAGATTATCAATGGAATTTGCCAATCCCAAAATATCTTCTCTTTCAATAGGTGTGATAAACTCTTTCATAAGCCTTTTTGTCATAACATGTCTTGCTTCGTCAGCAGCATGTTCTATTTCATGCATTTCTTTTACTTTATTCAATAGCTGGTCTGCTTTAAAGTTATTTACAATTTGATTCAATAAATCTGCTGCTTTACAAGAATACTCAACCAATTCCACAAAAGTGTCGTAATAGTATTCATCTTTCTTTCTGGCCATATTTCCCAATCCTCTTTCGTTAAAATTGTGTTTTATTTAACTTAAGGTTCATGATTTCATTTAAATTTAGCAGTCAATTTGTTTTTAAAAAATACTCATAAACAATAATGCCATCAAGAAACCTATAAGCCCGCATCCCGGGAAAGTCAAAATCCATGCCATTATCATTTCCTTTACAATTCCCCAGTTTACGGATGAAATACGTTTTGCAGCTCCAACTCCCATAACCGCCGTAGTTTTTGTATGGGTTGTACTAACAGGCAAACCTGTCGCAGATGCTATGAACAGACAAATAACTCCTGCCAGATCTGCCGAAAATCCTTGATATTTTTCGAGTTTTACCATATCCATTCCTACAGACTTTATTATACGATAGCCTCCTATAGAAGTACCAAAGGATATTACAAGCGAACAAAGGACAATGAGCCAGGACGGGATATGAAAGGTGGTAACATCACTTTGTCCTTTTGCAAGGAACATTCCCAACATGAATACACCCATGAATTTCTGTCCGTCCTGTGCACCATGCATGAAAGCCATTCCGGCACTTCCAAGTATCTGAGCGTTCTTAAAAAAGGAATAGGTTTTAGTTCTGTTTACTCTTCCAAATATGATTTCAACTATTCTGACAACCAGCCATCCCATTATAAACCCTAATGCTATGGATAGCACCAATCCGTAAAGAACCTTAACCCACTCATTGAAATTTATACCTTTGATACCACCTTGCAGCGCAATAGCTGCACCGCTTATTCCCGCTATCAATGCATGGCTTTCACTTGTAGGAATTCCAAACCACCAGGCGGCCGTTGCCCAAAGTACAATAGCAAAAAGAGCTGCACATAGTGCTACAAGCGCTGAATCCGGATCTCCTCCAAAGTCAACCATATTATAAATGGTTTCAGCCACACTGCTGTTTACCATAGTCATTACAAAAACACCGAGAAAGTTAAAAACAGATGCAATAATAATAGCATTCCTGGGCTTAATTGACCTTGTAGATATTGCAGTAGCAATTGCATTAGGTGCATCGGTCCAACCGTTAACCAATATAACCCCTAATGTCAACAGTGTGGTTATGACTAAAGGAGGATTTCTCATCAGTTCACTCAAGAAAGAACTTAATGTAATTGTCATTTTCCATCAACATTCCTTTTGTCATTAAAATTTTCAGCAGAAAAATTGTATCTTTTTTCCACTTCAAACAGCACAAAACTAGAATAACACAATTTTTTTGGTTATACAATAACCGATGAAAAAATCTAACATAAACTTAACAAATATTTAGTCTTCACCATAAGCCTATAATTGTATACGCTTAAACCCATTATACATATTTTCCCATACCTTGTTCCGAATTAGACATTAAAGTTAAAATCATTTTATGCAAGAATAATAAATTAAATACATACTGCTAAATATAATATTAGCAGAATACCCTTTGGAAATTTTATGGACACATTTAATAAACCACTTCAAATTTATTAAATATGCATCAAAGTTTAATAATATTCTTTTGCTCGGATTGTTTAAGTGATATTATAAAATATATTTATATGAGGTGGTGAAAATAATTTTGAAGAATCTCCTTTGGTTTTTGGCCGGTTCAGCTTGTTTTATCATATCGCAACCTTTGTTAAGAATGCCTATTCTTCAACAGTTGCAAAACTCAACTAAATTTATGCTTGCTTATCAATTGAACCCTTTGACAATTGGAATTTTAATTGCCTTGTCGGCAGGTATTTTTGAAGAAAGCTTTCGTTTTTTATTTAAACAGTTTTTGATTAAACCTGTCAAGTGTGATTTTCGTCAGCCAATTATTTTCGGGTTGGGACATGGCATTGCAGAAGCACTTATAATTTTATTACCCGCTTTATCCTATGTTCCAATTTCGCAGTTGGGATTGGCGGTTTTAGAAAGAATTTTGGCAATTATTCTGCATGTTGGTTTAACAATCATTGTCTGGAACGGATTTCAAAAGAATAGAAAGATTTTATACCTGTTCATTGCAATAGTACTTCACGGATTTGTAAATTCTTTAATTCCTATTTTATCATCTTTTCCAAATTCGATACTATTGATTGAAGGGACATTGGTTGTAATAGATGTTTTTATGATTATTTATTCATATAACTCAAAAAAACTATATATTAAGGAGGACTTACAATGAAAAAGTCAATATTTAAGTCAACAGGAGTTTTAACCCTCGTAATTCTATTATGTCTTTCATTTATCAGCGGTTGCAGCAGTCAAAAATTATCTGGTGATTTTAACGAAGAAGAAGTTAAAAAAGCTGCAGAAAACGTAATTAGCCTTATAAACGCCAGAGATTCGGAAGGTATTAAAGCGTTATGTACAGTGCAAATGAAAGATGCTCTCACCGATGAAGTGTTCGATAAAATATTTGAAACCGTTGACGAAGGCGGTAATTTTAAAAAAATGGAAGAAATGAGTATTGGTGGAGCAACTGACAAATCAACCGAAGAGGAATTTGCTGTTGTTGTAGCTAAAGCAAAATATGAGATTAAAACCTTTATCTTTACAATCACCTTTACAAAGCAGATGAAACTTGCCGGTCTTTATCTAAAGTAAAGCAGAACAAAGTGAAAATTAAAAGGGCTTCGTGTTCGATGCCCCGAAGCTCTTTTAATAAGGCTTTAAGATATTTACTCTTGTATATATTGCCTGCTTACTTAGGCCAAACTTCTTCCCAAGTGTTTCCTCCGTCTATAGTATGAACAAGTTTAGTGTCCGCACTTATAGCATGCCCTTCATCTTCACTGACAAAGCAAGGAACAGGTATAACATCTGTTTCATTAGTGAAATTAACCGGATTATATGTCTTTCCTTTATCTGTCGTTTTCAGGAGAGTACCTCGCATTGAACCAATATAGCCTGTTCCGTTCTTAAAAAACTTAATGCCGTCAGGATACCCTACTAAGGGCAAAGCATTGTGCTCATCTGTATTTTTTTCAGTTAGCGGATCAGATTTTGCAATTATATTCCAATTTTTGCCTGCATCATTAGTATAATAAAGTATCTTTGGTTGCAAACCTGTAACCGGCTGCTCAGTACCCATTAAGTATCCTTCTTCCGGCGAAACCCAGCTCATTCCTTCACCACCAAAATCCTCAGGCGTTTGAATCTCCTCCCATGTATTTGCTCCATCCCTTGATACAAATACCGAATCTCCATATCTCGAACCGCCAAAAAGACCGTTGGTACTATGGCTTGCAGCCACAAATACTATGTTCTCATTTATGCAATCTATTTCCACCGGGTTTTTGCCTTCAACAAAGGTTATTTTCTCCTAATCCACTCCTCCGTTTACAGTTTTAACAAGGACCGGTTTAGGTTCGTTATTATCACCTATATTTTCAATGGCATATCCTATCTTTTCCGATACAAAGCATAAAGCATAGAGGTCTTTTTCTCTATTTACCGTTTCCCATGAATTGCCCCCGTCTGTTGTCTTTAGAAGGCAGTTTTCTTCCGAGCTGTTTCTAAGCGACATAAATCCCGTTTTCGATGTCACAAAGCTAACAGACTTTAGGAAATCTATACCCAACCCATTAGACTTTTTATCTGTTGCGACCTCGGATACTTCAGGTTTTATATTACCGGTATAGGCATTTTCATTTGCCGAACCACTGCTGCATCCCACCAAAAGAGCCAGTAATGTCAAATATATTATTATATGACCAAACTTCTTCAATTTACCTCACTAATCCATTCAGCATTAACTTTCTTCCTATTAACTATTCCTCATAAGGTTTAAATATTAGGTTGCATAAAGTAAATCCCTGTCCGTTATAAACATACTCGCCTTCCACTTCGCCCACAGGGTCTCCGCTAACAAACTCTTCATAGTTTAGTATACCGATATTAACTTTGATGCTATTATCTTCTATCCCTATATTTCTGATAGAGTAATTTGTTTTAGGTGTATCATCCAAAAACTTAAGCTCTTCACGTTTTTCTTTCTCTTTCTTAAGAAAGTCCCTGATTATTACAGCATCTTCCGTTGTAAATTCCCCGACAAAGTTATTTTCCAGGATGGGTATTTCCTTCATTGTAGATAAATCCACCACATGCATTACAGATACAGAGACACCGGTTCCACTGCCTACACCCATACCTATGCAAAGGTTTTCAATCCCATCGCCGGTTACATCCACAAGTTTTGGTGATAAATAATTTAGAGTAGTAGGATAATAAGTATGCTGCCAATAGAACTCTCCCTGTCTTTCTCCCTTTTTAATTGTATAAGAAGAAAAACCGTCTTCACTTATTAGAGGAAAACTTATTGTGACATCCTTGTTGGTAAATTCATAGAAATAAGCATTATCTTTCCAAACATAGTTTCTTGAAAACCCGTCATCCTTAATCCATATATTTTCCTCCCACTT
It includes:
- a CDS encoding sensor histidine kinase, encoding MVTKLKSIRYSTFTKVAAIILAWLCLISILATGIDLRNNEVLHVHSYVDSLEFKSNYESLIYLTVELYTSLKSEEYIKTSDEFKGEVQAALKRYNFIKDFLSKYVNFAYYIKDLNTGEVATNLDSEDPVGLIKKQKSMLHYIQGQAIEGLWFAEDLGEMLYGKSYEVYTAVIEPLKKGDRFYDHYLSFKKSKTQINLEIAFLIASALILLLSLVYLIYVAGKKKGMEGIALRRWDRYFDIQSLIVLFAALNTLFYLDNYHYGLSFEVLLILSIDFFIGLTCLLSVVRQLKTESVKKNLFIYKSYCELLVFIRLLSKGRIFRPWIIVLLGVYSGINSILLTLIYLALIHNDEKVALLTLIPFIIFNMKGLYMISKSLKDLPEIMEATKQMAEGNLDYKLDTKNMSIAFSAFAENIQSIQMGLKKAVEDAIKGERMKTDLITNVSHDLKTPLTSIINYVGLLKKEPIENQKAQEYINILDEKSARLKVLIEDLIEASKASSGNLPVNIEKLDLCELVMQAVGEYRDKFENRGLDVRTITDEKNIYAQADGKHMWRIVENLLSNVLKYSMKNSRVYINIARNEDYGILTIKNISELPLEIPVEQLTERFVRGDMSRTTEGSGLGLAIAKSLTDIQKGYFRIETDGDLFKATVEIPLWK
- a CDS encoding response regulator transcription factor; translated protein: MDKYNILVCDDDKAIVDALEIYLKQENYNVIKAYTGKQALKILEEQKIHLILLDIMMPEMDGLTATVRIREELNIPIIILSAKSEDTDKIIGLNFGADDYVTKPFNPLELLARVKSQLRRYTLLGGAEQKKGILKTGGLELDTEAKELRLDGEKVKLTATEYGIVLFLMKNMGKVFSIEQIYQNVWNEPLYTSENTVAVHIRRIREKIEINPKEPKYLKVVWGIGYKIEKY
- the rbr gene encoding rubrerythrin; amino-acid sequence: MKSLKGTKTAENLLKAFAGESQARNRYTFYASVADKEGFKQIKNIFIETADNEKEHAKRFYKLLVAGLDGELPTAIGITADFPVALGTTLENLKAAAAGENEEWTDLYPEFAKVADEEGFPEIATTFRMIAKVEKHHEERYKKLADNVANGLVFKKNEKVVWKCGNCGYIHEGNEAPEKCPACAHPQSYFELNTEPY
- a CDS encoding undecaprenyl-diphosphate phosphatase, with product MEILKAIIIGIIEGITEWLPISSTGHMILADEFIKLNMSDEFKEMFLVVIQLGAILAVVLLYWKKLFPVSFDKKLEIKQDTVSLWMKVLVAVLPAAIIGVPFEDKIDELFYNYKVVIATLIIYGVLFILIENRNKNKKSLINNFGQLSYKTALIIGIFQVLSLIPGTSRSGATILGAILIGCSREIAAEFSFFLALPVMFGASFVKILKFGFVFSGQEIAVLATGMIVAFVVSILAIKFLVGYIKRNDFKAFGYYRIVLGLILAFYFAVLR
- a CDS encoding DUF47 domain-containing protein: MARKKDEYYYDTFVELVEYSCKAADLLNQIVNNFKADQLLNKVKEMHEIEHAADEARHVMTKRLMKEFITPIEREDILGLANSIDNLTDAIEDVVLRMYMFNITHIRPYAVKMTSVIVKCCNSLKLALTEFHNFRKSKTLHELIVDVNKLEEDGDKLYSEAIRDLYVNCNDFKEVSAWQSTFHFLEKCCDACEDVSNAIEEIVMKNS
- a CDS encoding inorganic phosphate transporter — protein: MTITLSSFLSELMRNPPLVITTLLTLGVILVNGWTDAPNAIATAISTRSIKPRNAIIIASVFNFLGVFVMTMVNSSVAETIYNMVDFGGDPDSALVALCAALFAIVLWATAAWWFGIPTSESHALIAGISGAAIALQGGIKGINFNEWVKVLYGLVLSIALGFIMGWLVVRIVEIIFGRVNRTKTYSFFKNAQILGSAGMAFMHGAQDGQKFMGVFMLGMFLAKGQSDVTTFHIPSWLIVLCSLVISFGTSIGGYRIIKSVGMDMVKLEKYQGFSADLAGVICLFIASATGLPVSTTHTKTTAVMGVGAAKRISSVNWGIVKEMIMAWILTFPGCGLIGFLMALLFMSIF
- a CDS encoding YhfC family glutamic-type intramembrane protease, which produces MKNLLWFLAGSACFIISQPLLRMPILQQLQNSTKFMLAYQLNPLTIGILIALSAGIFEESFRFLFKQFLIKPVKCDFRQPIIFGLGHGIAEALIILLPALSYVPISQLGLAVLERILAIILHVGLTIIVWNGFQKNRKILYLFIAIVLHGFVNSLIPILSSFPNSILLIEGTLVVIDVFMIIYSYNSKKLYIKEDLQ
- a CDS encoding DUF3887 domain-containing protein translates to MKKSIFKSTGVLTLVILLCLSFISGCSSQKLSGDFNEEEVKKAAENVISLINARDSEGIKALCTVQMKDALTDEVFDKIFETVDEGGNFKKMEEMSIGGATDKSTEEEFAVVVAKAKYEIKTFIFTITFTKQMKLAGLYLK
- a CDS encoding YCF48-related protein, which codes for MEIDCINENIVFVAASHSTNGLFGGSRYGDSVFVSRDGANTWEEIQTPEDFGGEGMSWVSPEEGYLMGTEQPVTGLQPKILYYTNDAGKNWNIIAKSDPLTEKNTDEHNALPLVGYPDGIKFFKNGTGYIGSMRGTLLKTTDKGKTYNPVNFTNETDVIPVPCFVSEDEGHAISADTKLVHTIDGGNTWEEVWPK